A single Lolium perenne isolate Kyuss_39 chromosome 6, Kyuss_2.0, whole genome shotgun sequence DNA region contains:
- the LOC127306217 gene encoding protein ALP1-like isoform X1, giving the protein MNGVDQDIDDEASKRRKRLARLASLAYQVACMGQIGNHYTVTNLTRQPYRIPQQTGYEWVMECLGRKRSCYKMFRMNRDVFNSLHNVLVSHYGLESSREVTSVESLAMFLWVVGGPQSFSQVENRFARSTETIHRKFKEVLNCLCKLACHNITPRDPSFNTVHARIKEEPFWPHFKDAIGAIDGCHVPVEVPADEVVNHTGRHGFPSQNVMAVCDFDMRFTFAVAGWPGSAHDTRILNDTLAKYAHRFPKPPAGKYYLVDSGYSNRDGYLAPYKGQIYHLPEFRNGRKPVGKHEVFNYAHARGRNVIERGFGVLKAKWRTLKGMPSFKPRRQKKIIIACMSLHNYIRETKLPDEEFDKCDEDEDYIPGGEEQLQGDNIPVRRDAGYMNSIRDTIADSLWSSMGE; this is encoded by the exons ATGAATGGAGTTGATCAAGATATTGATGATGAGGCTAGCAAAAGGAGGAAAAGGCTTGCACGGTTGGCATCTTTGGCATATCAAGTAGCATGTATGGGCCAGATAGGTAATCACTACACGGTGACTAATTTGACAAGACAGCCTTATAGGATTCCTCAACAAACTGGGTATGAGTGGGTTATGGAGTGCCTTGGGCGCAAAAGGAGTTGCTATAAGATGTTTAGGATGAACCGAGATGTATTTAACTCATTGCATAATGTCCTAGTGTCTCATTATGGATTGGAGTCCTCTAGAGAAGTGACATCAGTGGAGTCATTAGCTATGTTCTTGTGGGTAGTTGGTGGTCCACAATccttctctcaagttgagaaccGGTTTGCAAGATCAACTGAAACGATTCATAGGAAGTTCAAAGAAGTATTGAATTGCTTGTGCAAGTTGGCGTGCCATAACATAACACCTCGAGATCCTTCTTTCAATACCGtgcatgcaagaattaaggaagaGCCGTTTTGGCCTCATTTCAAAGATGCAATAGGGGCAATAGATGGCTGCCATGTCCCTGTTGAAGTACCAGCAGATGAAGTTGTGAACCACACAGGTCGGCATGGGTTCCCATCTCAGAACGTGATGGCTGTTTGTGACTTCGATATGCGGTTTACTTTTGCTGTGGCTGGTTGGCCTGGGTCTGCTCATGACACGCGGATCTTAAATGACACCTTGGCAAAGTATGCACATCGATTTCCTAAGCCCCCTGCAG GCAAATATTACCTCGTCGATTCGGGTTATTCAAACCGCGATGGCTATCTTGCTCCTTACAAAGGCCAAATATACCATCTACCGGAATTCCGCAATGGAAGAAAACCGGTTGGGAAGCACGAGGTCTTCAACTATGCCCACGCTCGAGGGAGAAACGTCATTGAACGTGGGTTTGGAGTTCTCAAAGCTAAATGGCGCACGTTAAAGGGTATGCCCAGTTTCAAGCCTCGTAGGCAAAAGAAGATTATTATTGCTTGTATGTCGTTGCACAATTACATTCGTGAAACGAAGCTGCCTGATGAGGAGTTTGACAAATGTGATGAAGATGAGGACTATATTCCTGGAGGAGAAGAACAACTTCAAGGAGATAATATTCCAGTGAGACGTGACGCTGGTTATATGAACTCAATACGTGATACAATTGCTGACTCCTTGTGGAGCTCAATGGGAGAATGA